AAGGTTAAAGGAATCTGGCATATGAATGATATAAAACTTATTTAGATAACATGATTGCTACATGTTAATTGGTTTCtacaaaatttgtttataaatctACAATTTGCACCAAACAATTCTTCTATAGTCCGAAATTCCAAGACTACACCAAACAATTCTTCTATAGTCCAAAATTCCAAGACTACAccaaacaaagaacaaaaaatttctagacTTGAATTTTCAAAGTCTTTGGATGTtccaaaaaatgatcaaagacTCGTGAAAATTTGTGTTTCCCTCAATAACAAAAAAGGACTTGTAATAGTGTCACACGTTTTcataagaacaaaaaattccTAGACTTGAATTTTCAAAGTCTTTGGATGTtccaaaaaatgatcaaagacTTGTGGAAACTTGAAACTCTAACGTGATTAAAGTCTTCTAATGTCTCCTAATGGTGTTTccctcaacaacaaaaaaggaCTTTGTAATAGTGTCACACGTTTTCATAAGATTGTAAGAGTTTTGGGCCTGCAATGATAACCACACATATATCCTGATATATACCAAAAagttcttttgcttttgctgGACAGTTTATACCCGACCCCACACAGAAGTCCAATTTCTCTGATTGATGGATTGATGGCATTGATAGTCTCTGCCCGGACGTTGACTAGTCCAAACACAATGAACCATCCAGGTTCAACACTTCTACAATTGTTTTAAAGGATAATGACAGACTTGGTTTTTATCCAAATTCTAATTTCATCCCAAAATGCTTAGATATTAAATCAATTAGGGTCAATGATATTAAGTCCATGAACAAAGTCATATTAGATTTGGCACACGGTTTCCATTGAAGTTATATATTAAATCCTAAGTTTGCCCAATAGAGTGTATTCTAGAACAAAGTTATGGTTATAAAGCCTAATTCATGtttaaggttttattttttgtttaggaCATATATTAAATCCTAAACCTAAAGTATTGGCTGCTGGCTctgaattttgataaaattcaagGAAACATATTTTTGGGTGGAGATGCTTTGCATTAGTATTATCATTTAGTTCAACAAAGTATAATCTTAGTGAGTCAGTTTGTATAATGCAATAAGATTTATATTTTGTGGAGGATATTAAGTAATTTCCATGATTGATTATAGGTCATATTTAAGAGTATTTTGAGACTATTTTGGAGAGTGTTTCAACTGGACTTTCAAAGTGATTCAAGTTCTGTAAGTAATTATGTataatatgcacaagtttttgtccattaggttcttagaagttaaaagttttcaaaagttatgtaTTTCAAACTTATAGTTTCTGAAGTttatcaaaatcatttttacatcattgaaagagaaacttcaatttttaaataatgttttaaagagaaacttTGAATTCTAAACAATGTTTTGAATATCTAAACCTCACttaaaagatgatttctaaactaaactattttccaaaaagaattgagtttcaatgtaagttttctaaaaaggttcttgttctttaaatttgtttaaaaccaGGTGATTCAAATTCATATTCCTAGTTTCCAAATTgtatttaaaatgtttcttttagcaaattgaattttcaaaattactcaagaattgtaaaaatatttatataaactcctcagtttctcttctttctccaaaagagtcaagcatcctttgatttatgttcaAATTGTTATTGTGATATTTGATATGCCTTTATGTTTGGAAAAATGgttaatattaagaaaattattctattttgtataaactttgcttttgtgatatgtgactcaaaataagtgtttttagaaGTGATTAAGTATATATGTAAGCCCACTCATAgggttgtatgtgagaataAATGTTGATGCCTCAACAGTaggggttagatgttggtatccactcacaggattgtatgtgagaatatgtgatatGTGTATATGCGATACTATGCTCTGATCAACTATCTGTATGTGCTTTTGAATGATTTTAAGGTGTGATTACATATGTATAAGTGATTCTTTATATGTTTTAGAATAATTATATCTGATATCCAGTGGTggagccaaaaaaagaaaaagaaagaaaaaaaaaaaaaaactcccaatTGGTTGTAACTTGAAAGTGGTTCTGACACAAGaaaaggaaagtaaaaaaaaaaaagttttctcaaACATCAAATCCTTTTCACCTAATTTACTGCTCTTGTAAGCTTTTGTCTTGTCCCACGTTTGATaattatttcacaactttttttcgtttttaatttctatcattatttttactgttaatgataatttttgcagtattttattgttaagtgatgctaaaaatattgcaaattttactatttatatcTTACAAATTAGCatgtcaccaatcacaaaaaaataattacaaacatCTATCATTATATTGTTTATATAACACTAATCACATTTTtaccacatcaatttgtaaactttttgttgtaaattttgtagtaactatgaattggttatttttgtttatttattttaatgatatgaaatatatttattttcttataattgtttctttgttttgttattattattgattaatattttttagattaatttcactttaaatgatgttttttaattttgccccCTCTAAACCAAAATCCTGGCTCtgataacttttatttttagaaataggacaatattttaGGACATCCCAATATGAAATAGAGGACAAATAAACTGGGACAAAGGGAGTAGTTTGTATAATTTGATTAGATCATGACTTCCAAAGTGTTACTCAACctcttaattatttttgtggATAAGGTAATTTTTGTGGATAATTAttgattgttttgtggttaatttcTTAGACTAgatttgtagtttatcttgttgaattttggtttgtctAGAGGATAATGATGTTacttttgggacaattgattttatttagatcaaaaaaaaaaaaattgtgctacCAAAGTTTAACCAGgtataatagaaatttttttttttggtcaaaagaATGTGCTGGATTTTTTTAGATTCATTTgaaaccaaaattatttttttttccctactaccccttcttttttaaaattttggggcctcccttccacttgggggctttaggcaattgcctaattGGCCTAGTGGAAGGGTAGGCCCTGCTTGTAAATCTTATTGTTGAAtactttttttatcatttttttttaattgttgaatttCTTTATCCTGGACAAATGGTCGAAATTCTTTTCTGCCATAttcctttctctttccctttaattttttaatttgttagtttTATTTGAGGGGAGAGCCATTGGCAAGCGGAGGAggaggatgatgatgaggaaggagtggttggagagagagagggtgaggTGGCGGCCTTTGATTGGGTCTTCTTTGGGTGATGAGGCTTAAATAtttggttttcaaatttttttgtctgTTTGTTTCCAAAGAATGTGTAAGGAAAGATGAGAGAaactgcaaaaagaaaaaaaatatattgaaggCTATGTTTTCTAATTAGATGGTGGGTAGGAGGGATGGGTGTGAACAACAAACGTCCACTAAAAGTATCACTACCATTGAGTCATTATCTGAACCTTGACTTGCTGAATTTTTAGCCAACAAAATAATCCGGCCAgacaaccaccaaaaaaaaaaaaaaaaaaaattttgacatggTCGCCTAATGCCCAAGTAGAAAAAAGgaccccaaattttaatttaattaagcCTAAATATTAGCCAacaagtaaaataatattttttttatcaaatgaaaaataagaaaaaagagagagaaatattatgttcacaacatttttaacaACACttatacaacaaattataagtagcaTATTGTTACAGGCTAGTATTgatggcaaaaaataattcgtagtttcaaattaaaccataACAATTTAACAActaggatttattgtgaaaaatattgtaaaggtagcatttaaaaaaaaaaagtaatacacaaaaaaattcacaaaatttttcacaatagttgaaTTGACAAACTTACCAATATCAATCTATTGCATCAATatgtgtgaaaatttttgtcaatttttctttttaatttttgggtatctatttaaaaaattttgtctaattcatgttaattagtaaaataattgcatttaaaataaaataatagagcTTAAGtaatacttaatttttttaaagtcatattaaatatataaaatgtcaCAGTTTCAATCTTTGCCTTAGGCCCTAAATACGTTAAGCAGCCTGCAATCATTGTAATAAATGTTTGTACTTTGAAACCATGTTAACCACTCTAAGAGTCTGTTTGagatccgtttattttgctaaaactgaaatttttttgttaaaagtactgtatataaaagtaaaaattagctgaaatagtacaatgagacccataaatagtattaaaaagtgcaatgggccccataaatagtagtaaaaataagctgaatagtaaaataagttgtatttttgccaaacacacactagggtccgtttggatacagcttattttgctaaaaattgaaaactgaaaaaactgtagtaaaataatttttaaatatgtaaatagtaccgtaagacctattttaaaatttttttttttaataaagtgatGGTGGGTTTCATGAACAGTGTACTTTGTTTTCTACACATTGAATTCATGTGAATGAACAGTATTATTACCGTTCATACACGCTGAagacggaaaaaaaaaaaaagtgaaactcAAAATGCAGACGGCAATAAACCCAATCTAATCGGGCACTAAGTCATGTTTATAAAGACAGGTAAAGAAATATGGTCTCCAAACCCTAAATATCTTGCTGCCTATTAAGTTTGAGTTAGAGCAAAGTGCTTTCCCTTTGGAGAAATTCAGTGCTCATTCATGGCTACGAATGAAAACCATCTCAAACTTATGTTCTTGCTAATGTTATCATGCTTGTGGATTTCCTTTGCTGCTGCAAGGGACACCCTCGAATTAGGCGACACTCTTAATTCCTCAAGTTATCTAGTTTCTAGAAAAAGAGCATTCACTTTGGGGTTCTTCCACTCTGGAAGTACCAGCAACATCTACTTGGGAATATGGTTCACCAATGaccctaaaaaaattgtttgggtTGGCAACAGAAACGCACCTGTTGTGAACACTGCTGCGGTTCTTACGTTAGAAACCAaaggaaatttcaaaattttgcccCAAGGTGGAGATGCAATATCTCTGTATTCTCATCAAGCAACCAACTACACAGACACTCTCTTTGCAACTCTATTGGATTCAGGGAATTTTGTCCTGCAAGAGTTGGATTCCAATGGAACTACGCAAAAGGTTTTGTGGCAAAGTTTTGATGAGCCTACAGACACACTTCTGCCGGGGATGAAGTTAGGTGTCAACCACAAGAATGGAAGACCTTGGTCACTTACCTCATGGTTGAACGAGGTTGTCCCAGTTCCAGGGCAGTTTTCTCTAGAGTGGGATCCCAAGGGTCGCCAATTGATCATTCGGCGACAAGGGGTGGAGTTTTGGACTAGTGGGGTCTTGAAAGGTGGCAAATTTGAGTTCATATCAGATGAATACAAGAGCATGTATAATTTCACCATTGTTTCTAACGAGGATGAAGAACACTTGGTTTATAATGATATAAACCAAGGTGGACAATCAGCGTGGTTTCTAAGTTTTGAGGGGAAACTTCTCAGTTTTGATGGATCCTATATTGCAGAAACGGAAAACTGTAATGGACACAGTACTGATGGAGGCTGCATGAGATGGCTACCATCGTGTCGAAGTCGTGATGACATGTTTGATAAAAGATCTGGTTACTTCATACAAGGGCCTGAACCTAGCTCCTTGGATTATAACACTAAACATACCATGAATGATTGCAGGGTTACTTGCTGGAACCTCTGTGGCTGTGATGCCTATACTTTCCTATATGATAATCAGACTGGATGCAAATTTTGGGAGAAAAAGGGGGAATTCTTCCAAGACCTCTCTGGTATAATTCCAGCTCTTTATGTTCTAATACCAAAGTCTTCTCAAAATGGTATGTTTCTAAAGCTAATAAACCCTTGAGAAATTTTCACTTTAATTCTATCTACTTATACTAGGAAAATGATTGTTTCCATTTGGATGCATACTATGGTTTAcattaaagtttttaaatttaaaggtttataaattatcacattatttaaaattttaaatgatttttttttaagggaaatttttttaaataacatgattatatatatatatatatatatatatatatattcacaaatCTAAAGAATAAAAGGTTaactataaaatgacaaaatgaagACAACATAAAATGAGTGAATCTCATTCCATTATActatatacaaaaattaataagaacTTAGTAATAACGATATGATCTATGAATACATCAAAGTTAATTCATATCCCTCTTATTGTTTGATTGTTGATATACATATTTTGTAATTGTGATTCAACATAACAGTCAATAGCAAATGATTCATGAGTCATGAAAAATAGTGGTGGAACCAAATTTTTTGTTCTATGTACAAACACATACTTAAAACCAGTGGTAGAGTCAAGATTTGTGTAAGGCATGCTAGTGGAGGACTTGTAATTGTTTATTGGTTCATTTAAAAGGTAGAGTTTGTAAAGATTTATCACTACGGAAGTTTTGTCAAAATAAATGACACTCAAAAGAGAATTATTTTGTCAAATACTTTGTGATAAATCTCAACACGCTCAAATAGAATACACAAAAAAGTTATCAATAAATAGAAGCTTTTATTGATACTTAATACATTACACATAGTTTGGTACACACACCACACTATTTCTCACTTGCTAGATTGGATACAATGCTTCTATTATATATTAGATGTCTTGATACAACAGTAGCTAGCCTTATATAGAACTTACAAAAGAgacaacaaaacaaagcattaaaTGCTTCCACCCAAAAGCTATTCTACAAAGTTGCAATTGTTGAAATAATGGAGAAGAAAAGTCAAAGAAAGAAGATATTTACTTCTTAGAACTTAGCCTCCCGCGTTATTAATTACCATTCTTCACAATTCCTCCATACCTTGGTTGTAGTCACACATGCAAACATTTCTCTGCCCTTGCTTGAAACATGTCTTGTccttcctctaaaaaaaaaaaaaacatgtcttTAATTAATACgatgtattttatatatatatatatagtttcttcatatataagaaaaattcGCGAAGTCCATTTTATATaaaccaagaaaaatattttcttttattaggtCATgtataattattctttaaattatattaatcataattaatattaatttcttaaacattttaaatcaatgtttttttttttttttttttaaataaactaaaaattacaTATTAGAGTATAACAATAGTTTTAGATAAGATAAAATGTGTACAAATGAATTAATTTTGGatggattaattaattaaataataaatgtacTTCATATGCCTTAACATATATAgtataatgtattttttttttttttttagaaagtagtATAATGTAATTGATCAAGAAGCAACACATGTAATGTCATGTACGTATAAGATAAATATATAATGGTAAATCTAAATGTAAAACTTTTCTTTCGTTTACGGAGGATAAAGTAGAGTATATCCCACGGTTTGAACCATAAAAATCATAGCGTCTTTTCtttaaatgggaaaaaaaaaatccgtatATTCATGCACTTGCTAGCTCTCTAGACGCATAATGAAAAATAGTttcttttggggaaaaaaagagttttattacatggatttacttatatatttttacgaacatatatataaatgcttctgaagtttttatttatttatttttttgaaacgaTAAATGCTTCTGAAGTTAGAGTTATAtatgacaaaaaattaaaaattaatgaaaataaaagagacaATAATACTTTAAATGACTGTTTGTACATTTCTTAATATGAAGGGGGtcctttaataaaatttatatataatttaaaagttttataaataaaaaatagggggATGGTAAGAAATTGCCCCTGGCACGCCTCCTTTTACCCAGTGACAATCACTGAATGCAGGTACAAAGAAATGGATATGGGTTATTGGTATAGCCATAGGTGTCATTCCTCTAGTTGTAATTTTCTTCTGCATCTTGTGCCACCTATCAAGAAGGAGAAATGTATTTCTTCAAGGTAAATGCTTCACATAGTAACATTCAGAATTTCGAAAGTATTCAGAATTTCGAGATGATCTCTTAAGCTCTGTGTTGATCTAAATAGTGGAGATGGATGCAAAGAGTGACGATGGAATGCTTGAGCTAATGAACTCCGATACGTTTACCACTGTCAATGAGCTTCAAAATGATAGAAAGCAGGGGAATGATTTGAGAATATTCAGTTATAAATGCATCATGTCTGCGACAAATAACTTCTcattagaaaacaagcttggagAGGGAGGCTTTGGACTTGTTTATAAGGTTAGGTCTACAAACCTCTTTGATGAAAGATGTTTTGATTGAATTGTTCAACATTGTATGATGACTTATTGATTCTTTCATCAGGGAGTATTTTCACAAGGGCAAGAAATAGCTATAAAGAGACTTTCAAGAAATTCAGGACAAGGAATGTCAGAGTTCAAGAATGAGTTGATACTTATATCTGAACTCCAACATATGAATCTTGTTCAACTTCTAGGTTTCTGCATTCATAGAGAAGAGAGAATGTTAATCTATGAATACATGCCAAACAAAAGCTTGGACTACTTTCTCTTTGGTTAGGAAGACGTTCACTTTTATATAAcacttgattttctttttttcttttttccatcaACTAATTTGTTGATTTATATGATTTTGCTCAAAGTAAATAACTAGTCTTATTCTACAATTTTTATCTTATAGATTCAACCAAAAGCAAAATGTTAGATTGGCCTACACGTTTTAGCATAATTGAAGGAATTGCTCAAGGATTGCTTTACCTCCACAAGTACTCAAGATTGAGAGTAATCCATAGAGATTTGAAAGCTAGTAATATTCTCCTAGACGAAAATATGAACCCCAAAATATCTGATTTTGGTATGGCAAGAATTTTCCAACAAAATGAATTGGAAGCAAATACTAGGAGGATTATGGGGACATAGTAAGTAAACTAATTCATACCTTCTTATACTTGTTTCACTTTCTATGCTAAATATTATTGTTTCCATATAATGATGTTAGACTTAAAACTTGTTTTATGATTTGATGTTAGTGGATACATGTCTCCTGAGTATGCCATGGAGGGAGTTTTCTCTATAAAATCTGATGTCTACAGTTTTGGAGTTCTATTGCTAGAAATCGTGAGTGGTAGGAAAAGCAACAATTTCTACCACACTAAGCACTTGGACAATCTTGTTGGATATGTACGTGAAAAATGAATCAGCTTGGATGATTTTGTGATATTTATTGTGAGTATCTCTAACACTCTGTGATCTTGTTTCAGGCATGGGAATTATGGAAAGAAGATGCCATGTTAGACTTAATGGATCCAACACTTAGTGATTCATTCATCAAGGATCAGATGTTTCGATGCATTCATGTTGGTCTCCTATGCATAGGAGATAGTGCAATTGATCGACCAACAATGTCAGATGTTATAGCTATGTTGGCAAATGATAGTTTGACACTACCTTCCCCTGAAAAACCCATATTTTCTATAGCTAGAAAAGCAATTGAAGCGCATATATGTGAGAAAGAATcagaaaattattcaatataTGGGTTATCCATTTCCAATATGGTTGCACGATAAAGACATTATTGTATAATAACTATGTACTTATGAGTATGTTAATGCTggattttttataattatccATTAAATAGTTCCaatgaactattttttttttattaaataattgttACAATACATACTCaaatccaaataaataattattgaaatttCTGTTTTATCACATAGATTCCCTTAATACAGACATAAaggaattttattaaatttgattgTGAAAGTTGACATTAAACTTTGTATGGATTTTCCATTTTCTCATTTCCCAATTtcataccaaaaaataaaataaaatcccttTAATTACACAACTTTTGTGAGGGTTGCACAAAGCTGTCACCAAAATATCTTTTTGAGAACAAAAGATTGCCATCAAATGTggatctaaaaaaaattatatctagaCGACTTGACCCGTTaactcacccaaaaaaaaaaaaaaaaagagggtatggattgtttttttttggatcatAAAAAACAGGTTGACCTAAACTCGAGTAAGTTGGGTCGGGTCAAGACCTATGTGTTGACCAAATTTTCAGCACACCTTTCATTttgagttattattattatcaattcTAAATTCATaccaacttcttttttttcttttttctcaactAAACAAATGAGTTTTTCATCTTTCTAGTTTCCAATCCTCCCAACCAATTAGATCTCTTTTATTATTCCACTTTTCTATTCTTTCcccattttttaaatgttaaagtCAGATATAGAAGACAGAAAGAAAGACAATACAagatagagaataaaaaagaaaaatatatatatatgcatgttgCTAGCAAATATACATAAGCACTCAagtgaaatgattttttttttttttgggttgcatTTTTGCTCACAGGATGTTGGTGTTTTTTGTGCATTTTTGGCGAGTAGTGATACGTATTTTGCATTTTGAGCCCTTCAAGATGGCCCTTTAATGTGACGGAATGAACCCGGAATGAAGCTAGGACTTGGGTTGTGGGGGTTTTTTAGCAGGGCTTTGGGCCCCTTGAGATGGccttttaattgtaattttgcTACTGTTGAAGTAAACATGGATGCTAAAGTTGTTGTTGATGTCTTTGCTAACCCATACTGATTAGGTGAAGAAGAAGCACAGCTACAAGTCATTTCTCTtttgtatatatacaaaatacAAGTCGTTTATACTGTATATTTTCTGTTACTTATACTGATTTGGTGCCAGATGTATGTAGATTATTGGTTGATTCTTTTCAGTCTGTTTCTAGTTAGTTATCGCTCCTCTTTTCCGCTAAATAAGAACAGTGCCTCTGTATATTAATGCATATGTGAAAGTGaaatcattttctctcttttctcgaTTCACCATTGTTGAACTCCAAGCATTCCACAATAGCTCAAAACATACTTCAAGGTTTTCTAacatagatttttaaaaatattgatcTCTTCGTATTTTTGGGAATTTCTAAAACCACATCTAAAGTTCATATTTTCCGCCCCCAACCATTTGAGAGGTgcaaaaatgtttaaattcatAGTAGAGACCGCTCCTCATTCACAATTTACTtataaacaagaagaaaaaaaaattcgtgTAGATAATTTTCGTCAAAGCATACACGCACTCTATGACAAGAGcatgtaaatttttattagatacCTCCTCCTTTCATTGACAGCTTTCAAACATTAGTTTTTCAAACAAAGTTTTATGTGTCCTTTTACCATTCCAACTttgccaaattttattttcactttccGCCTTCTTTCCGCTCTTTTTCTACATTTCTTCTAGCAAATAAAGAATCAACAAAGCACATTAAAACACACTCTCATTCTCTTCTCATTCAAATGCCACTTTATCCTGTGTTAGATTTAACTTAAAAAGTAAATGATTTGAAT
This genomic stretch from Quercus lobata isolate SW786 chromosome 3, ValleyOak3.0 Primary Assembly, whole genome shotgun sequence harbors:
- the LOC115982507 gene encoding G-type lectin S-receptor-like serine/threonine-protein kinase CES101, which translates into the protein MATNENHLKLMFLLMLSCLWISFAAARDTLELGDTLNSSSYLVSRKRAFTLGFFHSGSTSNIYLGIWFTNDPKKIVWVGNRNAPVVNTAAVLTLETKGNFKILPQGGDAISLYSHQATNYTDTLFATLLDSGNFVLQELDSNGTTQKVLWQSFDEPTDTLLPGMKLGVNHKNGRPWSLTSWLNEVVPVPGQFSLEWDPKGRQLIIRRQGVEFWTSGVLKGGKFEFISDEYKSMYNFTIVSNEDEEHLVYNDINQGGQSAWFLSFEGKLLSFDGSYIAETENCNGHSTDGGCMRWLPSCRSRDDMFDKRSGYFIQGPEPSSLDYNTKHTMNDCRVTCWNLCGCDAYTFLYDNQTGCKFWEKKGEFFQDLSGIIPALYVLIPKSSQNGTKKWIWVIGIAIGVIPLVVIFFCILCHLSRRRNVFLQVEMDAKSDDGMLELMNSDTFTTVNELQNDRKQGNDLRIFSYKCIMSATNNFSLENKLGEGGFGLVYKGVFSQGQEIAIKRLSRNSGQGMSEFKNELILISELQHMNLVQLLGFCIHREERMLIYEYMPNKSLDYFLFDSTKSKMLDWPTRFSIIEGIAQGLLYLHKYSRLRVIHRDLKASNILLDENMNPKISDFGMARIFQQNELEANTRRIMGTYGYMSPEYAMEGVFSIKSDVYSFGVLLLEIVSGRKSNNFYHTKHLDNLVGYAWELWKEDAMLDLMDPTLSDSFIKDQMFRCIHVGLLCIGDSAIDRPTMSDVIAMLANDSLTLPSPEKPIFSIARKAIEAHICEKESENYSIYGLSISNMVAR